From Nitratidesulfovibrio vulgaris str. Hildenborough, a single genomic window includes:
- a CDS encoding response regulator, with translation MRFLIVEDDFTSRKFLQNMLAPFGECDIAVNGVEAVEAFKTALDSSVPYDLVCLDIMMPEMDGHEALRAMRSIERERDVAPAQEVPVVMTTALDDPKNVVEAYYKGGATSYVPKPIDRQLFLQLLRNLGVLH, from the coding sequence ATGCGTTTTTTGATCGTCGAAGACGACTTCACCAGCCGCAAGTTCCTGCAGAACATGCTTGCACCTTTCGGGGAGTGCGACATAGCCGTGAACGGCGTCGAAGCCGTCGAAGCGTTCAAGACCGCGCTCGACTCCAGTGTACCCTATGACCTTGTCTGTCTTGACATCATGATGCCCGAGATGGACGGACACGAAGCGTTGCGGGCCATGCGTTCCATCGAACGCGAAAGAGACGTCGCCCCGGCGCAGGAAGTGCCCGTGGTCATGACCACGGCACTCGACGACCCCAAAAACGTGGTGGAAGCGTATTACAAGGGCGGGGCCACATCGTATGTGCCCAAGCCCATCGACAGGCAGCTGTTCCTGCAACTGTTGCGGAACCTCGGCGTCCTCCACTGA
- a CDS encoding DUF4198 domain-containing protein, which translates to MRISRLFAALLVLGMASPAFAHFGMVIPDAPVATQAKKTLGLNISFSHPFEGKGMDMARPQAFSVIRMDDGKAERTELLAALQETKVMGKAAWKTDYKVARPGVYQFVLDPAPYWEPEENVFIRHLTKVVVPAFGAEEGWDTPAGLKFEIVPLTRPFGNFAGMTFTGQVLLEGKPAAGVVVEAELYNKGKFTPPTEYNVTQSVKTDANGVFSFTCPQPGWWGFAALTTDKDTLKGPDGADKEIELGAVLWTHFDAWKQGK; encoded by the coding sequence ATGAGAATCTCGCGCCTTTTCGCCGCCCTCCTCGTACTGGGCATGGCGTCCCCCGCTTTCGCCCATTTCGGCATGGTCATCCCCGACGCCCCGGTCGCCACGCAGGCCAAGAAGACACTCGGCCTCAACATATCCTTCTCGCATCCGTTCGAGGGCAAGGGCATGGACATGGCCCGCCCGCAGGCGTTCAGCGTCATCCGCATGGATGACGGCAAGGCCGAACGCACCGAACTGCTGGCCGCGTTGCAAGAGACCAAGGTCATGGGCAAGGCCGCATGGAAGACCGACTACAAGGTGGCACGGCCCGGCGTGTACCAGTTCGTGCTCGACCCCGCACCCTACTGGGAACCCGAAGAGAACGTCTTCATCCGCCATCTGACCAAGGTCGTCGTGCCTGCGTTCGGCGCCGAAGAGGGATGGGACACCCCTGCCGGCCTCAAGTTCGAAATCGTGCCGCTCACCCGCCCCTTCGGCAACTTCGCGGGCATGACCTTCACCGGGCAGGTGCTTCTTGAAGGCAAGCCCGCCGCCGGGGTCGTGGTCGAAGCCGAACTCTACAACAAGGGCAAGTTCACGCCTCCCACGGAATACAACGTCACCCAGAGCGTGAAGACCGACGCCAACGGCGTGTTCTCGTTCACCTGCCCGCAGCCCGGCTGGTGGGGCTTTGCCGCGCTGACCACCGACAAGGACACCCTCAAGGGGCCCGATGGCGCGGACAAGGAGATAGAACTGGGCGCAGTGCTGTGGACGCACTTCGACGCATGGAAACAGGGCAAGTAG
- a CDS encoding flavodoxin family protein — protein MTPVAHPARALACSPRGGGNTDTATALFAQGFTDAGGRIEVAHLRTYHVAPCVSCQHCERSPEGSCPLSPTDNSTPLFDMLLTAPTLFIASPIYFYHLPAQLKAFIDRGQSHWIRRARGDSTLESLPRRTAWVTLVAGRKQGERLFEGSLITLRYFLRIFNFDLAPPLTLLGCDDAASLGGNTDLAARVHAYGAQAARHCPPAS, from the coding sequence ATGACGCCTGTCGCACACCCCGCCCGCGCCCTCGCGTGCAGCCCGCGCGGAGGCGGCAACACCGATACGGCCACGGCCCTGTTCGCACAGGGCTTCACCGATGCCGGCGGGCGCATCGAGGTGGCGCATCTGCGTACCTACCACGTCGCCCCCTGTGTCTCGTGCCAGCACTGCGAGCGTTCCCCAGAAGGTTCATGCCCTCTCTCGCCTACCGACAACAGCACACCGCTGTTCGACATGCTGCTCACGGCTCCGACACTGTTCATCGCCTCGCCCATCTACTTCTACCATCTTCCGGCGCAACTGAAGGCGTTCATCGACCGGGGGCAGAGTCACTGGATACGCCGCGCGCGGGGTGACAGCACCCTCGAGTCGCTGCCGCGCCGCACGGCGTGGGTGACGCTGGTGGCAGGGCGCAAACAGGGCGAAAGACTCTTCGAAGGCAGTCTCATCACGTTGCGCTACTTCCTGCGCATCTTCAACTTCGACCTCGCCCCGCCGCTGACGCTGCTGGGATGTGACGACGCGGCATCTCTGGGCGGCAACACCGACCTCGCAGCCCGAGTGCACGCCTACGGGGCACAGGCAGCGCGCCACTGCCCCCCTGCATCGTGA
- a CDS encoding nitroreductase family protein, with protein MTQQDVILCAIRERRSVRHYTGEPVARETVRTILDAGRWAPSGLNNQPWRFLVVFPGDPRQEVLAGLTKYARIVREAGALIMVCLERQRMYNAMKDHQGAGACIQNMLLGAHAVGLGAVWLGEIVNRGDEVLTATGLSPERLELMAVVALGHPERAGGGDRIPLDDMLLEPF; from the coding sequence ATGACACAGCAGGACGTCATACTCTGCGCCATCCGCGAACGGCGTAGCGTACGGCATTACACCGGCGAACCGGTCGCCCGCGAGACCGTGCGCACCATCCTTGATGCGGGCCGATGGGCCCCCAGCGGCCTCAACAACCAGCCATGGCGGTTTCTCGTCGTCTTTCCGGGCGACCCGCGGCAGGAAGTGCTCGCAGGGCTCACCAAGTACGCACGCATCGTGCGCGAGGCGGGGGCGCTCATCATGGTGTGCCTCGAACGCCAGCGCATGTACAATGCCATGAAAGACCATCAGGGCGCCGGGGCCTGCATCCAGAACATGCTGCTTGGCGCACACGCCGTCGGCCTCGGGGCCGTCTGGCTTGGCGAGATCGTCAATCGTGGCGATGAGGTGCTCACTGCCACGGGCCTTTCGCCCGAACGTCTCGAACTCATGGCCGTCGTCGCGCTGGGCCACCCCGAACGCGCTGGCGGCGGCGACCGCATCCCCCTTGACGACATGCTTCTGGAGCCCTTCTGA
- a CDS encoding Tim44 domain-containing protein — MTHFRKSFFVAAFCAALVLCMSPLADAKRMGGGGSFGSRPSMQRSFTPTPQQAPQMQRQQTPTQQGINQQNPGAAQQPGMAQQPRRGLFGGMGGFLGGMLAGGLLGSLFFGGGFGGMPGILDMLLLALVAYGIFKFISMRRQAANPQPAAAGYGAHTSPSDNDNGWGTLRSAPQGGTTYQEQAGPEVPAGFDIEQFIKGAKMAFTRLQASWDKRDLEDISQFSTPAVLDEIRRQAEADPVPSTTEILLVNANLLGVVEENGQQTATVFFDVLLREDPRQDAPTSVREVWHFVRPVKGTGMWQLDGIQQVDQ; from the coding sequence ATGACACACTTCCGCAAATCCTTCTTCGTTGCCGCGTTCTGTGCGGCACTGGTTCTCTGCATGTCCCCCCTCGCCGATGCCAAGCGCATGGGCGGCGGAGGGTCTTTCGGCAGCAGGCCGTCCATGCAGCGCTCGTTCACGCCCACGCCCCAACAGGCGCCGCAGATGCAGCGCCAGCAGACGCCCACCCAGCAGGGCATCAACCAGCAGAATCCCGGTGCAGCACAGCAACCCGGCATGGCACAGCAGCCGCGCCGCGGTCTCTTCGGCGGCATGGGCGGCTTCCTCGGCGGCATGCTCGCTGGCGGGCTTCTCGGGTCGCTGTTCTTCGGCGGCGGCTTCGGCGGTATGCCGGGCATCCTCGACATGCTGCTTCTGGCCCTCGTGGCCTACGGCATCTTCAAGTTCATCTCCATGCGTCGTCAGGCCGCCAATCCCCAGCCCGCAGCGGCGGGGTACGGCGCACACACCTCCCCTTCCGACAACGACAACGGATGGGGCACGCTACGCAGCGCCCCGCAGGGCGGCACGACCTATCAGGAACAGGCCGGGCCTGAAGTCCCCGCCGGGTTCGACATCGAGCAGTTCATCAAGGGTGCCAAGATGGCCTTCACCCGCTTGCAGGCGTCGTGGGACAAGCGCGACCTTGAAGACATCTCCCAGTTTTCCACCCCTGCGGTGCTGGATGAGATACGCAGGCAGGCCGAAGCCGACCCAGTGCCCTCCACCACGGAGATACTGCTGGTGAACGCCAACCTTCTCGGCGTCGTCGAAGAGAACGGCCAGCAGACAGCCACCGTGTTCTTCGACGTCCTGCTGCGCGAAGACCCCAGACAGGATGCCCCCACCTCGGTGCGCGAGGTATGGCATTTCGTCAGACCCGTCAAAGGCACGGGCATGTGGCAACTCGACGGCATCCAGCAGGTCGACCAGTAG
- a CDS encoding MBL fold metallo-hydrolase codes for MPIKTFPLGPLETNCHLVHNGRTAVVVDPGGAPRPVLNYLEMQGLTLTHILNTHLHFDHIYGNAALAAATGAPILASAGDAFLRQTELGKGGAFGFPAVDDFTSIDLEPGEHRFGDLACTAFATPGHTPGSLSFYFPEEDTIIVGDLIFYRSIGRTDFPGGDLEKLRASVRDHIFTLPGKTRILPGHGPATSVDDETRNNPYFGDFAV; via the coding sequence ATGCCTATCAAGACCTTTCCCCTCGGCCCGCTGGAGACCAACTGCCACCTCGTCCACAACGGCAGGACGGCCGTCGTCGTCGACCCCGGCGGTGCTCCGCGCCCGGTGCTCAACTATCTGGAGATGCAGGGCCTCACCCTCACGCACATCCTGAACACGCACCTGCACTTCGACCACATCTACGGCAACGCAGCCCTCGCCGCAGCCACGGGCGCGCCCATCCTCGCCAGTGCGGGTGACGCCTTCCTGCGGCAGACCGAACTCGGCAAGGGCGGGGCCTTCGGCTTTCCGGCTGTCGACGACTTCACGAGCATCGACCTCGAACCGGGCGAACACCGCTTCGGCGACCTCGCGTGCACCGCCTTCGCCACCCCCGGGCACACACCGGGCAGCCTCTCGTTCTATTTCCCCGAAGAGGACACCATCATCGTCGGCGACCTCATCTTCTACCGTTCCATAGGCAGAACGGACTTTCCCGGTGGCGACCTCGAAAAACTGCGGGCCTCCGTCCGCGACCACATCTTCACCCTGCCGGGCAAGACGCGCATCCTGCCCGGGCACGGCCCCGCCACATCGGTGGACGACGAAACACGCAACAACCCGTATTTCGGAGACTTCGCCGTATAG
- a CDS encoding ComF family protein, whose amino-acid sequence MAPIRYMATLRAHVRMWLHRLRLDERRCAMCLAPFAPDIPPLPPSFPDNAPWRPGRHDGHEPSTPPHGQGDAPGGQDAAPVRAAPPSPSQLCPHCLAMMPRRMAGFCPYCGDLFPAHHAPCTPCAHCLRETPPWRHLCFYGSYEHALRQLLLQAKFHSDPTAAHIAGELLASVCADLPHPDAIVPVPLHTARLRDRGFNQCVEVARPISRILQAPLRPDLLARTRHTPPQTGLHRKERLRNLREAFAASPCCAGLHLLLVDDTMTTGTTLAHAARHLLAAGAASVDVAVVARTPRHFG is encoded by the coding sequence ATGGCCCCCATCCGGTACATGGCGACTCTGCGGGCCCATGTCCGCATGTGGCTGCACAGACTGCGCCTTGACGAACGCCGTTGCGCGATGTGCCTCGCCCCGTTCGCCCCCGACATCCCCCCTCTTCCCCCCTCATTCCCGGATAACGCCCCGTGGCGACCCGGTCGGCATGACGGACACGAACCATCAACGCCACCACACGGGCAGGGCGATGCCCCTGGCGGGCAGGATGCCGCACCCGTACGCGCCGCGCCGCCCTCACCCTCGCAACTCTGTCCGCACTGCCTCGCCATGATGCCTCGCAGAATGGCCGGATTCTGCCCGTACTGCGGCGACCTCTTCCCGGCGCACCACGCGCCCTGCACCCCCTGCGCCCACTGCCTCCGTGAAACTCCGCCGTGGCGGCACCTGTGCTTCTACGGAAGCTACGAACATGCTTTGCGCCAATTGCTTCTGCAGGCGAAGTTCCATAGCGACCCCACCGCCGCCCATATCGCCGGTGAACTTCTCGCCAGCGTCTGCGCCGACCTGCCACATCCCGACGCCATCGTGCCCGTACCGTTGCATACGGCGCGACTGCGCGACCGGGGTTTCAACCAGTGTGTCGAGGTGGCGCGTCCCATCTCACGCATCCTGCAAGCCCCCTTGCGCCCCGACCTTCTCGCCCGCACCCGCCATACCCCTCCACAGACCGGACTGCATCGCAAGGAAAGGCTGCGCAACCTGCGCGAAGCCTTCGCCGCCTCTCCGTGCTGCGCGGGGCTGCACCTCCTGCTTGTGGACGACACCATGACCACCGGCACCACTCTCGCCCATGCAGCGCGGCACCTTCTGGCCGCCGGGGCCGCCAGTGTGGATGTGGCCGTTGTGGCACGCACACCCAGACATTTCGGGTAG